One genomic window of Glycine soja cultivar W05 chromosome 9, ASM419377v2, whole genome shotgun sequence includes the following:
- the LOC114425523 gene encoding stigma-specific STIG1-like protein 1: MKSLKTLFLVALLMALAITQLSATSLETEEPKSLRGTSRFLSKKRVALTCDKNPKICLIKGSAGPNCCSNKCVNFSTDRLNCGRCGKKCSFGKICCQGKCVNPKTNEKHCGKCGNKCNAKGSCVLGMCSYA; the protein is encoded by the coding sequence atgaaatCCTTGAAGACCCTCTTTCTTGTGGCCTTGTTAATGGCTTTGGCCATTACTCAGCTTTCAGCAACATCATTGGAAACTGAAGAACCAAAGTCTCTCCGAGGAACAAGCCGGTTCCTTTCCAAGAAAAGGGTGGCGTTGACTTGTGACAAAAACCCCAAAATTTGCCTTATTAAGGGCAGCGCAGGCCCTAATTGCTGCAGCAACAAATGTGTCAACTTTTCCACAGACAGACTTAACTGTGGGAGGTGTGGAAAGAAATGCAGCTTCGGAAAGATATGCTGCCAAGGCAAGTGCGTGAACCCTAAAACCAACGAGAAGCATTGCGGGAAATGTGGCAACAAGTGCAATGCCAAAGGTTCTTGTGTTTTGGGGATGTGCAGCTATGCATAG
- the LOC114367700 gene encoding pentatricopeptide repeat-containing protein At4g04370-like, which yields MFSYKPKQSPSGLKRCVVSLPHPATTNSVNATINHHSTQGAHHQVLATYASMLKTHVPSDAYTFPSLLKACSSLNLFSLGLTLHQRILVSGLSLDAYIASSLINFYAKFGFADVARKVFDFMPERNVVPWTTIIGCYSRTGRVPEAFSLFDEMRRQGIQPSSVTVLSLLFGVSELAHVQCLHGCAILYGFMSDISLSNSMLNVYGKCGNIEYSRKLFDYMDHRDLVSWNSLISAYAQIGDICEVLLLLKTMRLQGFEADPQTFGSVLSVAASRGELKLGRCLHGQILRAGFYLDAHVETSLIVMYLKGWKIDIAFRMFERSSDKDVVLWTAMISGLVQNGSADKALAVFRQMLKFGVKPSTATMASVITACAQLGSYNLGTSILGYILRQELPLDVATQNSLVTMYAKCGHLDQSSIVFDMMNRRDLVSWNAMVTGYAQNGYVCEALFLFNEMRSDNQTPDSITIVSLLQGCASTGQLHLGKWIHSFVIRNGLRPCILVDTSLVDMYCKCGDLDTAQRCFNQMPSHDLVSWSAIIVGCGYHGKGEAALRFYSKFLESGMKPNHVIFLSVLSSCSHNGLVEQGLNIYESMTKDFGIAPDLEHHACVVDLLSRAGRVEEAYNVYKKKFPDPVLDVLGIILDACRANNNNELGDTIANDILMLRPMDAGNFVQLAHCYASINKWEEVGEAWTHMRSLGLKKIPGWSFIDIHGTITTFFTDHNSHPQFQEIVCTLKILRKEMIKMEEVEIYLESSHISQ from the coding sequence ATgttttcatacaaaccaaagcAGAGTCCAAGTGGCCTAAAACGTTGTGTTGTCTCACTACCACATCCAGCCACCACCAATTCAGTCAATGCCACTATCAACCACCATTCAACCCAAGGTGCACACCACCAAGTTCTTGCCACCTATGCATCTATGCTCAAAACCCATGTCCCTTCTGACGCCTACACTTTCCCCAGTCTTCTCAAAGCATGCTCTTCTCTAAACCTCTTTTCCCTCGGTCTTACCCTCCATCAACGCATCCTCGTTAGTGGGTTGTCCCTCGATGCCTACATTGCCTCTTCTTTGATCAACTTCTACGCTAAATTTGGGTTTGCTGATGTTGCTCGTAAAGTGTTTGACTTTATGCCTGAGAGGAATGTTGTACCTTGGACCACCATTATTGGGTGCTACTCCCGCACCGGTCGTGTGCCTGAGGCCTTTTCTTTGTTTGATGAAATGCGTCGCCAGGGAATTCAACCCAGTAGTGTTACCGTATTGAGCTTGCTGTTTGGAGTTTCGGAGCTTGCTCACGTGCAGTGTTTGCATGGTTGTGCAATTTTGTATGGGTTTATGTCTGATATAAGCTTGTCAAATTCCATGCTGAATGTGTATGGGAAGTGTGGTAACATTGAGTATTCTAGGAAATTGTTTGATTACATGGATCACAGGGACCTGGTTTCATGGAATTCGTTGATCTCAGCCTATGCCCAGATTGGGGATATATGTGAAGTTTTGTTGCTTCTCAAGACAATGAGGTTACAAGGTTTTGAGGCTGACCCACAGACTTTTGGGTCCGTTTTATCTGTGGCTGCATCAAGGGGTGAGTTGAAATTGGGAAGGTGCTTGCATGGGCAGATTTTAAGAGCTGGTTTTTACTTGGATGCACATGTTGAAACATCATTGATTGTAATGTACTTAAAAGGTTGGAAAATTGACATTGCATTTAGAATGTTTGAAAGGAGTTCAGACAAGGATGTAGTTTTGTGGACAGCAATGATCTCAGGCCTTGTACAGAATGGGTCTGCAGACAAAGCACTAGCTGTTTTCCGTCAGATGTTAAAATTTGGAGTGAAGCCATCTACTGCTACTATGGCCAGTGTAATCACAGCTTGTGCACAACTAGGGTCTTATAATTTGGGGACATCGATCCTTGGTTACATATTAAGGCAGGAATTACCTTTGGATGTTGCTACTCAAAACTCTCTTGTTACCATGTATGCAAAGTGTGGTCACTTGGATCAGAGTTCCATTGTATTTGATATGATGAACAGAAGGGATTTGGTTTCCTGGAATGCTATGGTTACTGGATATGCTCAAAATGGCTATGTTTGTGAGGCCTTGTTCCTTTTTAATGAAATGAGGTCTGATAATCAAACACCTGATTCAATAACCATTGTCTCCCTCCTCCAAGGGTGTGCATCCACTGGACAACTACACTTAGGAAAATGGATCCACAGCTTTGTGATAAGAAATGGCCTTAGGCCTTGCATCTTGGTTGACACTTCTTTGGTAGACATGTACTGCAAATGTGGTGATTTGGATACTGCCCAAAGGTGTTTCAACCAGATGCCAAGCCATGATTTGGTCTCATGGAGTGCCATAATTGTGGGATGTGGTTATCATGGCAAAGGGGAGGCTGCATTGAGGTTTTACTCAAAGTTCCTGGAAAGTGGGATGAAACCGAACCATGTGATTTTCCTCTCAGTTCTATCTTCTTGTAGTCATAATGGACTAGTAGAGCAGGGCTTGAACATATACGAATCAATGACCAAAGATTTTGGGATTGCACCAGATCTTGAACACCATGCTTGTGTAGTAGATCTCCTCAGTCGTGCTGGGAGGGTAGAGGAGGCATATAACGTGTACAAGAAAAAGTTCCCAGATCCTGTACTTGATGTTTTAGGCATAATCCTTGATGCTTGTCgagcaaataataataatgaacttGGTGATACAATTGCCAATGATATTCTCATGCTGAGGCCTATGGATGCTGGGAATTTTGTACAATTAGCACACTGCTATGCTTCAATAAACAAGTGGGAAGAAGTGGGTGAGGCATGGACCCATATGAGATCTCTTGGCTTGAAAAAAATTCCTGGCTGGAGCTTTATTGACATACATGGGACCATCACTACATTTTTCACAGACCACAACTCACACCCCCAGTTCCAAGAAATAGTTTGTACACTCAAAATTTTGAGAAAGGAAATGATCAAAATGGAGGAAGTGGAGATTTACCTTGAAAGCAGCCACATATCACAATAA
- the LOC114367699 gene encoding putative pectate lyase 2: MATLTTLLVTLYFLVPALASTPNRDSTKEFNALSPISSYINKTPEDVVIMNTIDSCWRAKTNWASNRKALADCAIGFGKEAIGGKFGDIYEVTDPSDDPVDPKPGTLRYGAIQTEPLWITFAKDMDIRLKNELMVNSYKTIDGRGAKVEIANGACITIQGVSHVIVHGISIHDCEPGKGGMVRSSPEHVGYREGSDGDAISIFASSNVWIDHCFLARCTDGLIDVIHASTAVTISNNYFTQHDKVMLLGHSDEYTADKVMRVTVAFNRFASGLIERMPRVRFGYAHVVNNLYDEWLMYAIGGSADPTIFSEGNYFTASNDSAAKQVTKRESSEKWNNWKWRSFRDEFINGAYFVPSGYGSCTPIYSAAQSFIAAQASMVPLLTLNAGPLNCVVDKAC, from the exons ATGGCAACTCTAACCACTCTTCTAGTAACTTTGTACTTTCTAGTACCTGCCTTAGCTTCAACACCGAATAGAGATTCAACAAAGGAGTTCAACGCTCTCTCTCCTATTTCAAGCTATATCAACAAAACTCCTGAGGATGTTGTCATCATGAACACAATAGACTCATGTTGGCGAGCCAAAACAAATTGGGCTTCAAACCGCAAAGCCTTGGCAGATTGTGCAATTGGCTTTGGCAAAGAAGCCATTGGAGGAAAGTTTGGTGATATATACGAAGTCACTGACCCTTCTGATGACCCTGTGGACCCAAAACCAGGCACACTCCGTTATGGTGCAATCCAAACAGAACCCCTTTGGATAACCTTCGCCAAGGACATGGATATTAGGCTCAAGAACGAGCTTATGGTGAATAGCTACAAGACCATTGATGGGAGAGGAGCCAAAGTGGAGATTGCAAATGGGGCTTGCATTACGATACAAGGTGTTAGCCATGTCATAGTGCATGGAATTAGTATTCATGATTGTGAACCGGGAAAGGGTGGCATGGTGAGGAGTAGTCCTGAGCATGTTGGGTATCGTGAAGGGTCTGATGGAGATGCCATTAGCATATTTGCTTCCTCTAATGTATGGATTGACCATTGCTTTTTGGCTCGTTGCACCGATGGTCTCATTGATGTTATTCATGCCTCAACTGCTGTCACCATCTCTAACAATTACTTCACCCAGCACGACAAA GTGATGCTGCTAGGACACAGCGATGAATACACCGCGGATAAAGTAATGAGGGTAACAGTAGCTTTCAACCGCTTTGCCAGTGGCTTAATAGAAAGAATGCCAAG GGTGAGATTTGGTTATGCCCATGTAGTCAACAACCTGTATGACGAGTGGCTCATGTATGCCATTGGTGGCAGTGCCGACCCTACCATTTTTAGTGAAGGGAACTATTTTACGGCTTCAAATGATTCTGCTGCAAAACAG GTTACCAAGAGGGAAAGTAGTGAAAAGTGGAACAATTGGAAATGGAGGAGTTTTCGGGATGAATTTATAAACGGTGCTTATTTTGTGCCATCTGGGTATGGAAGTTGCACGCCAATATATTCAGCTGCTCAAAGTTTTATCGCGGCCCAGGCATCTATGGTGCCCTTATTAACTCTCAATGCTGGGCCACTCAATTGTGTTGTTGACAAAGCTTGTTAA
- the LOC114425651 gene encoding stigma-specific STIG1-like protein 3, whose translation MKSLQIVLFLVTMLMALVIADSEKKESPFLTYVKNHNYTQNHATPSSESEVLASLRGSKGLRGHKNVRGGGAMTCDKYPRVCRAKGSEGPDCCKRKCVNVSNDRNNCGMCGKRCKYSQVCCKGKCVNPMFDKHHCGKCGNKCNKGDACVFGLCSYA comes from the coding sequence ATGAAATCCCTTCAGATAGTACTCTTCCTTGTAACCATGCTAATGGCTTTGGTCATTGCTGATTCCGAAAAGAAAGAATCACCATTCCTCACTTATGTTAAAAACCACAATTATACTCAAAACCATGCAACCCCATCTTCTGAAAGTGAAGTATTAGCCTCTCTAAGAGGCTCCAAAGGCCTCCGTGGCCATAAAAATGTACGTGGAGGTGGAGCCATGACTTGTGATAAATACCCTAGAGTTTGTCGTGCTAAGGGCAGCGAAGGGCCTGATTGTTGCAAGAGAAAATGTGTGAATGTGTCAAATGACAGAAACAACTGTGGCATGTGTGGTAAGAGGTGCAAGTACTCCCAAGTGTGTTGCAAAGGTAAGTGTGTGAATCCTATGTTTGACAAACACCATTGCGGAAAATGTGGCAACAAGTGCAACAAAGGGGATGCATgcgtttttggtttgtgcagcTATGCGTGA
- the LOC114367883 gene encoding probable WRKY transcription factor 31, with protein MDKGWVSSQSLLPPTPDNTMFPLLGFPVKLSRPTMELHHDNRKLVAEVDFFSHTPPPNIVKKELDQTPLHINTGLQLLTANTRSDQSTVDDGLSSDAEDKRAKTTELAQLQVELQRMNAENKKLKEMLSHVTGNYTALQMHLVTLMQQNQQRTESTENGVAQGKVEDKNHGVGGGKVPRQFLDIGPSGTAEVDDQVSDSSSDERTRSSTPQDNNTEAGTRDGARNNNGNKSELGREESPDSESQGWGPNKLQKVNPSNPMDQSTAEATMRKARVSVRARSEAPMISDGCQWRKYGQKMAKGNPCPRAYYRCTMAVGCPVRKQVQRCADDRTILVTTYEGTHNHPLPPAAMAMASTTAAAATMLLSGSMSSADGVMNPNLLARAILPCSTSMATLSASAPFPTVTLDLTHNPNPLQFQRPGAPFQVPFLQAQPQNFGSGATPIAQALYNQSKFSGLQLSQDVGSSQLAPQAPRPPLQPSQHPSLADTVSAAASAITSDPNFTAVLAAAISSIIGGAHNSNNNNNNNSNNNTSRTTISSFSGN; from the exons ATGGACAAAGGATGGGTTTCCTCTCAATCTCTTCTTCCTCCCACACCCGACAATACTATGTTTCCTCTCCTCGGATTCCCCGTCAAACTCAGCCGCCCCACCATGGAACTCCACCATGATAACCGCAAACTTGTCGCTGAAGTCGACTTCTTCTCTCATACTCCGCCACCCAACATCGTCAAGAAGGAACTTGATCAAACACCTCTTCACATTAAT aCTGGTTTACAACTCCTTACTGCTAACACCAGGAGTGACCAATCTACCGTGGATGACGGGCTTTCATCGGATGCAGAAGATAAGCGAGCCAAAACCACCGAG CTTGCACAGTTGCAAGTGGAGCTTCAACGCATGAACGCTGAGAACAAGAAGCTGAAAGAGATGCTCAGCCATGTCACCGGTAACTACACCGCCTTGCAGATGCATCTTGTGACACTAATGCAACAGAACCAGCAGCGAACAGAAAGCACGGAAAATGGG GTTGCTCAGGGAAAGGTTGAGGATAAAAACCATGGTGTTGGTGGAGGAAAGGTACCAAggcaattccttgatataggtcCCAGTGGCACAGCAGAAGTAGATGATCAAGTATCTGATTCTTCTTCTGATGAAAGAACACGATCGAGCACGCCTCAGGACAATAACACTGAAGCTGGAACAAGAGATGGAGCGAGAAATAACAATGGTAATAAAAGCGAGTTGGGTAGGGAAGAGAGTCCAGACTCAGAATCACAAGGTTGGGGTCCCAATAAGCTTCAGAAAGTGAACCCTTCCAATCCTATGGATCAATCCACTGCAGAAGCCACAATGAGAAAAGCTCGTGTCTCAGTTCGTGCCCGATCAGAAGCTCCCATG ATTAGTGATGGGTGCCAATGGAGAAAATATGGACAAAAAATGGCTAAGGGGAATCCATGCCCTCGAGCATACTACAGATGCACTATGGCAGTTGGTTGCCCAGTTCGCAAACAA GTTCAACGTTGTGCTGATGATAGAACAATTTTGGTGACAACATATGAAGGCACACATAACCATCCACTGCCACCTGCTGCTATGGCCATGGCATCAACCACTGCAGCTGCTGCTACCATGTTGCTGTCTGGATCAATGTCCAGTGCAGATGGAGTAATGAACCCCAATTTGCTAGCCAGAGCAATTCTTCCTTGCTCTACAAGCATGGCAACACTTTCAGCTTCAGCACCATTCCCCACTGTGACTTTGGACCTCACACACAACCCAAACCCATTGCAATTTCAAAGGCCTGGTGCCCCATTCCAAGTACCCTTCCTCCAAGCACAGCCTCAGAATTTTGGGTCCGGAGCCACCCCAATTGCACAAGCACTTtataatcaatcaaaattctcTGGTCTTCAGTTGTCTCAGGATGTAGGATCTTCTCAATTAGCACCACAAGCTCCTAGACCACCCTTGCAGCCAAGCCAACATCCCTCACTGGCTGACACGGTCAGCGCCGCCGCCTCTGCCATCACTTCCGATCCAAACTTCACCGCCGTGCTCGCTGCCGCCATCTCCTCCATCATTGGGGGAGCTcacaattcaaacaacaacaacaataacaacagcaacaacaacacgaGCAGGACTACTATTAGCAGCTTTTCAGGAAACTGA
- the LOC114367701 gene encoding uncharacterized protein LOC114367701, whose translation MSRRQQKVFKLFIWILGIFLVAYIAGRPLYWHLNETLNATSYPCPPCHCDCSPQPLLTLPEGLTNNSIIDCMRQDPEESEEVGKSFTDLLAEEVKQKEAEAEEKQRSVDTKLLEAKKLASQYQKEADKCNSGMETCEQARERAEAALENQMKETALWELRARQRGWNKKMLQ comes from the exons ATGAGTAGAAGGCAGCAAAAGGTGTTCAAATTGTTCATATGGATTTTGGGAATCTTTCTTGTCGCTTACATTGCAGGACGACCTTTGTATTGGCATCTCAATGAGACCCTCAATGCCACCTCTTATCCTTGTCCTCCTTGTCACTGTGATTGCTCTCCTCAACCCCTTCTTACTCTCCCCGAAG GATTGACCAACAATTCCATTATAG ATTGCATGAGGCAAGACCCAGAGGAGAGTGAAGAGGTTGGGAAGAGTTTTACAGATCTTTTAGCCGAAGAAGTAAAGCAAAAGGAAGCTGAAGCTGAGGAAAAACAAAGAAGTGTAGACACGAAACTTTTGGAGGCTAAGAAATTAGCATCACAGTATCAAAAGGAGGCTGACAAGTGCAATTCAGGGATGGAGACATGTGAGCAGGCCAGGGAAAGAGCTGAGGCAGCACTTGAAAATCAGATGAAAGAAACTGCTTTGTGGGAGCTTAGGGCTCGCCAAAGAGGATGGAACAAAAAGATGCTTCAATGA